A region from the Lycium barbarum isolate Lr01 chromosome 8, ASM1917538v2, whole genome shotgun sequence genome encodes:
- the LOC132607266 gene encoding tropinone reductase 1-like isoform X2: MTESNDNEEILRGRWSLKGTTALVTGGSKGIGYAIVEELASFGATVYTCSRNEKELQECLEIWRKKGLKVEGSVCDLLLRTEREKLIETVGHVFHGKLNILVNNAGAAIYKETKDFTAEDYNIIMGTNFEAAYHLCQNAYPLLKASENGNVIFVSSIASFSALPSLSLYSASKESCAKRRNRQIYCSNSYWSTWKAQRSFWHNSLPMLPCCFIYHRPDYIC, translated from the exons ATGACAGAATCAAACGACAACGAGGAAATATTGAGAGGAAGATGGAGTCTCAAAGGCACCACTGCACTTGTCACTGGTGGCTCCAAAGGTATAGG GTATGCAATAGTGGAAGAATTGGCAAGTTTTGGAGCAACAGTATATACATGTTCACGTAATGAAAAGGAGCTGCAAGAATGCCTTGAGATTTGGAGAAAAAAGGGACTTAAAGTTGAAGGTTCTGTTTGTGACTTATTATTGCGCACTGAACGTGAGAAGCTAATTGAGACAGTTGGACATGTTTTTCATGGAAAGCTCAATATTTTG GTAAATAATGCAGGAGCAGCAATATATAAGGAAACTAAAGATTTCACAGCAGAAGATTACAACATCATAATGGGAACTAATTTTGAAGCTGCTTATCATTTATGTCAAAATGCTTATCCCTTATTGAAGGCATCTGAAAATGGCAATGTTATTTTTGTCTCTTCAATTGCTAGCTTTTCAGCTCTGCCTTCTCTGTCTCTTTATTCTGCTTCCAAAG AATCCTGTGCAAAAAGAAGAAATAGACAAATATATTGTTCGAACTCCTATTGGTCGACCTGGAAAGCCCAAAGAAGTTTCTGGCATAATAGCCTTCCTATGCTTCCCTGCTGCTTCATATATCACAGGCCAGATTATATATGTTGA
- the LOC132607266 gene encoding tropinone reductase 1-like isoform X1, producing the protein MTESNDNEEILRGRWSLKGTTALVTGGSKGIGYAIVEELASFGATVYTCSRNEKELQECLEIWRKKGLKVEGSVCDLLLRTEREKLIETVGHVFHGKLNILVNNAGAAIYKETKDFTAEDYNIIMGTNFEAAYHLCQNAYPLLKASENGNVIFVSSIASFSALPSLSLYSASKGAINQLTKNLACEWAMDKIRVNTVAPAVILTPLIEQSIKNPVQKEEIDKYIVRTPIGRPGKPKEVSGIIAFLCFPAASYITGQIIYVDGGFTANGF; encoded by the exons ATGACAGAATCAAACGACAACGAGGAAATATTGAGAGGAAGATGGAGTCTCAAAGGCACCACTGCACTTGTCACTGGTGGCTCCAAAGGTATAGG GTATGCAATAGTGGAAGAATTGGCAAGTTTTGGAGCAACAGTATATACATGTTCACGTAATGAAAAGGAGCTGCAAGAATGCCTTGAGATTTGGAGAAAAAAGGGACTTAAAGTTGAAGGTTCTGTTTGTGACTTATTATTGCGCACTGAACGTGAGAAGCTAATTGAGACAGTTGGACATGTTTTTCATGGAAAGCTCAATATTTTG GTAAATAATGCAGGAGCAGCAATATATAAGGAAACTAAAGATTTCACAGCAGAAGATTACAACATCATAATGGGAACTAATTTTGAAGCTGCTTATCATTTATGTCAAAATGCTTATCCCTTATTGAAGGCATCTGAAAATGGCAATGTTATTTTTGTCTCTTCAATTGCTAGCTTTTCAGCTCTGCCTTCTCTGTCTCTTTATTCTGCTTCCAAAG GAGCAATAAATCAACTGACAAAGAATTTGGCATGTGAGTGGGCCATGGACAAAATTCGTGTTAATACAGTTGCACCAGCAGTAATTTTAACCCCACTTATTGAACAATCGATAAAG AATCCTGTGCAAAAAGAAGAAATAGACAAATATATTGTTCGAACTCCTATTGGTCGACCTGGAAAGCCCAAAGAAGTTTCTGGCATAATAGCCTTCCTATGCTTCCCTGCTGCTTCATATATCACAGGCCAGATTATATATGTTGATGGTGGATTCACTGCTAATGGATTTTAA